GGCGATCCGGGGTGGAGCGTTCCGAAGGGCGTCGGGTTAGCGGGGCACCGCAGGTCGCGGCTTTCGCCGCGAAAGGCGCATGCTGTGCGCCCGTGCAGGTGCCCTTGCCGACCTGCCTTCAGCCCCACCCCTCCGCAACACGATCTCCCCTTCCCCTAGGATTGGGGGAAGGGGCCGGGGGATGGGGGCCAGCGGCGCGGCGCCGAATCAACTGAACTGCGGTTTGCGCTTCTCCACGAAGGCGCGGCCGGCCTCGCGCGCGTCCGGCGTGATGCCGGAGAGGGTCATGTTGAGCGCCTCGCTCTCCAGCACGGTGCGCAGGTCAGCATGCGCGGCGAGGTTCAAGTTGCGCTTCATGCGCGCGTAGACGCCCACGGGGCCGTCGGCGATCGTGCGGGCCAGCGCCATCGTCTCCGCTTCCAGGGCGTTGTGCTCCACCACGCGGTTGACGATACCGCTGCGCAGCGCCTCGTCCGCATCGATCGCGCGGCCGGTGAAGTACAGCTCGCGCGCCACGCCGTCGCCCGCGAGGCGGGTGAGGAAGTACGAGCCGCCGTAGTCGCCGGAGAGGCCGACGTTGCGGAAGGCGGTGGTGAAGCGCGCCCGGTCCGAGGCGATGCGGATGTCGCAGGCGAGGGCGATGCTCATGCCGGCGCCCGCGGCCGCGCCGTTGACGGCGGCGATCACCGGCTTCGGCAAGGTGTGCAGCGCCAGCGAGACGGCGACCTGGCGCGCCTGCAGGTCCAGCACGTTCGCTTCGAGGTTGGCCGGCAGCGGCGCCCCGGCCGCGGCGAACGCCGCGGCCCGTTCGGCGGCTTCGGGCGAGAGCTGCCGGCGCTGCACCTGGCTGCGCACATCGCCGCCGGAGCAGAAGCCGCGCCCCGCGCCGGTGAGCACGAGCACGCGTACCGCCGGGTCGCGCGCCGCGTCGGCGATCACCTGCGCCAGCTCTGCCTGCATCTCGGTGCTGAGCGCATTGAGCGCCTCCGGGCGATTGAGCGTGATCCAGCCGATGCCGCGTTCGCGGACCTCGTGCAGCACGTCGGGCATGGCGAGAACCTCCCGGAGGGTAATCGTGGTCGGCGCTACGCCGAACGTACCACAGCGGCGCTCAGGCAGACGGGCCGAACGCCTGGAAGCGGCCGGCGCGCAGCTCGCTGATCAGCGCGGCCTCACAGTCGATCTCGCGCTCGAAGACGGTGCGGCAGCGGCCCAGGTCTTCGCCGTAGTGGGCGTCGCTGCCGCCGGTGCCGCGCCTGCCCAGCAGCGCCGCGACCTCGGCGGCGAAGGCGTTCTCCCGCGCCGTGCAGTTGCCGTTCCAGACCTCGATCTCGTCCACTAGCGCGAAGACGGGCAGCCGGGCGCACTGCGCCGCGCTCATCGTCGCCGGGCCTTCGCCGGCCAGCCAGCGCCGCGCCGGCGGCGGGTCGAAGAAGTGGCGGAAGGGATGCGCGATGATCGTGAAGCCGCCGGCCGCGGTTACCAGCTTGCGTACGTCCTCCAGCCGGCGCACGCCGGTGTCGTAGCGGTCGAGGCCGAAGACGAGCACATGGCCGTGGTCCGTGTTCCATTCGACGCCGCGCAGGATGGGCAGGCCATCCTCGGCCCGCGCCTGCTGCGCCTCGAAGGCGTCCCACACACGGAAGTGCTCGGTGACGGCCACGGCGTCCAGCCCGGCCTCGCGAGCGTGTTCAGTGAG
Above is a genomic segment from Dehalococcoidia bacterium containing:
- a CDS encoding enoyl-CoA hydratase-related protein: MPDVLHEVRERGIGWITLNRPEALNALSTEMQAELAQVIADAARDPAVRVLVLTGAGRGFCSGGDVRSQVQRRQLSPEAAERAAAFAAAGAPLPANLEANVLDLQARQVAVSLALHTLPKPVIAAVNGAAAGAGMSIALACDIRIASDRARFTTAFRNVGLSGDYGGSYFLTRLAGDGVARELYFTGRAIDADEALRSGIVNRVVEHNALEAETMALARTIADGPVGVYARMKRNLNLAAHADLRTVLESEALNMTLSGITPDAREAGRAFVEKRKPQFS
- a CDS encoding CehA/McbA family metallohydrolase; translated protein: MRIDMHVHTTAGSADSALKASRLTEHAREAGLDAVAVTEHFRVWDAFEAQQARAEDGLPILRGVEWNTDHGHVLVFGLDRYDTGVRRLEDVRKLVTAAGGFTIIAHPFRHFFDPPPARRWLAGEGPATMSAAQCARLPVFALVDEIEVWNGNCTARENAFAAEVAALLGRRGTGGSDAHYGEDLGRCRTVFEREIDCEAALISELRAGRFQAFGPSA